The proteins below come from a single Chitinophaga pinensis DSM 2588 genomic window:
- a CDS encoding glycoside hydrolase family 28 protein produces the protein MKKLLTATLLCFSLSAAAQLNVHVPTIDEVGATRLPANIAPVHAPFSVPAFKKPIFPKYTITIKGQGSAQTKEIQQAIDAVSKKGGGTVIIPAGNWHSGRIALKSNVNLHLEENAVLEFGGEIRDYLPVVFTRTEGVEVMSLGACIYANGQHNIAVTGKGKLVGPPANCPVRKQVMRQDVIENVVAANKPVSQRIYDGHDGGPVYLPMFVSAVNCKNVYLEGLQLENTPFWNIVPIYCDNVIIRGITVNSVGIPSGDGIDIESSKNVLIEYCTLNCGDDCFTLKAGRGEDGLRIGKPTENVVIRYSLARQGHGGITVGSETAAMIRNLYVHDVVFDDTEVGLRFKTRRPRGGGGENLHYERIRMRLRLDAFRWDMLGARMYVGALADRLPALPVNKLTPVYRNIYAKDIVVDSARALVRVDGIPESPMTGFHLQNVEAHCTKFLQSIDANVISISNANIYTTDSAVTLTDSRNITFDKVHVINPANKVVVNISGELTDNIRFSNSVPEKPEGWETATWKKN, from the coding sequence ATGAAAAAGTTACTGACTGCCACCCTGCTATGCTTCAGCCTGTCGGCCGCTGCCCAGTTGAACGTCCATGTCCCCACCATCGATGAAGTAGGCGCCACCAGGCTTCCCGCTAACATAGCTCCCGTGCATGCCCCTTTTTCAGTACCGGCTTTTAAAAAACCCATATTCCCGAAATACACGATCACCATCAAGGGACAGGGAAGCGCACAAACAAAAGAGATCCAGCAGGCCATTGACGCCGTTAGCAAAAAAGGCGGCGGAACAGTTATCATACCTGCGGGCAACTGGCATTCAGGCCGTATCGCGTTGAAATCCAACGTCAATCTCCACCTGGAAGAAAACGCGGTACTGGAGTTCGGTGGAGAAATAAGAGATTATCTCCCTGTGGTCTTCACCCGTACGGAAGGGGTCGAGGTCATGTCTCTCGGCGCCTGTATCTATGCGAACGGACAACATAATATTGCCGTAACCGGCAAAGGGAAACTGGTTGGTCCGCCGGCCAATTGTCCTGTCAGAAAACAGGTCATGCGCCAGGATGTGATAGAAAATGTCGTAGCTGCCAATAAACCGGTCTCGCAGCGGATATATGATGGCCATGATGGCGGTCCTGTGTACCTGCCAATGTTCGTTTCTGCCGTCAACTGTAAAAATGTTTATTTAGAGGGCTTGCAACTGGAAAATACCCCTTTCTGGAACATTGTCCCTATCTATTGCGATAACGTCATTATACGGGGTATAACCGTCAATTCTGTCGGTATTCCCAGCGGTGACGGTATTGACATTGAATCCAGCAAAAATGTACTGATAGAATATTGTACGCTGAACTGCGGCGATGACTGCTTTACATTAAAAGCCGGTCGCGGAGAGGACGGTTTACGTATCGGCAAACCAACAGAAAACGTCGTTATCCGCTATTCACTGGCACGGCAGGGACACGGTGGCATCACCGTTGGCAGCGAAACAGCTGCCATGATCCGGAACCTGTATGTACATGATGTAGTTTTTGACGATACAGAAGTTGGTCTCCGTTTTAAAACAAGACGTCCGCGCGGCGGTGGTGGTGAAAACCTGCACTATGAACGTATCCGTATGCGCCTGCGGCTCGATGCTTTCAGATGGGATATGCTGGGCGCAAGAATGTATGTAGGCGCGCTGGCTGATCGCCTGCCCGCCTTACCTGTCAATAAACTGACGCCGGTATACAGGAACATTTACGCTAAAGACATTGTGGTAGACAGCGCGAGAGCGCTGGTAAGAGTGGATGGTATTCCGGAATCACCTATGACAGGCTTTCACCTGCAAAATGTAGAAGCGCATTGTACGAAGTTCTTACAGAGTATAGACGCCAATGTTATCAGTATCTCCAACGCAAACATATATACAACAGATTCCGCTGTAACACTGACCGATAGCAGGAATATTACTTTTGATAAGGTACACGTTATCAACCCCGCCAATAAAGTCGTGGTGAATATTTCCGGAGAACTGACCGATAATATACGCTTTAGTAATTCTGTACCGGAGAAACCCGAAGGCTGGGAAACCGCTACCTGGAAGAAGAATTAA
- a CDS encoding PAAR-like protein, whose protein sequence is MAEKHFVVQGAACKCNFGGAPDKLKISANDRDYINDGDGSAKPIASNKDLGQPLEAKTFGNCSITRSSCSPSITQWQSVYEKVTLTNGGKILTEESKAICSVSGSPCISITFHGQTAAVTSTHFDNVEVQTMAALNPMAPKPASGKEIPKVKSISGKIETRRPSLEIPSSKVVPMMTARVNEQLKFTVKDYYNTAKADKDKVSWKIYKGHNFESEAMSFEEVGPELQMNFDAVGSYRVMAYGTDGTDVRCTIDVAVTVNRLKGDIELGAGMGRIVGKDYRVRRGVPVNIAAKYEIEPALAEEKQLVSMQVTDMNGTILAAGEQGEDTITFTPANGAATYKVTISMDGQIITRELTSEGNGVVAIKSNPAAEVVRPGTAMSFQVTEMTYFTQLQEFETTGIKWQLNGKDVGTGQSISLGGEHFSREGNYVIEAYVMKADAWDAKKGAPSSRHQKDDCRFAVKKNEVTAIKVENGGAKWVVGKRYNLEALTLMPYQAAQDGPITWSPAGSHTNKATGIYATHKGKVAVTATLNGKTKSLEAEADTAEITRWYFGDKDGVYKPRAGWNETLKLIINCPAAAGETVNVHILEADRSSFNYIKEIPNCKFDANGELKADLNTNDIKPMLNKLYFEGKEYDVLFAIQSKPNGIQFASMKTVEADGKSFLFPQKQSNQRGSELGKYVYINSEKEVVSVNFIDSTNYPAYKVYKYGEKIKIRVQTRNLAAQDLTLQIWHNGYKQEDKMVLEFQGKPDDKELWEVELDTNKLKSGNKKIDDGLRSYFALIKEKNGDTFKFPKEVADANTFDPKNVSFYQHIKLSNASADTLNKLTKDIAPTVLGEALEKEENKTGCPRCNEDITPAMLKQVFKQADDATLKSVADTYNKYMREIGMNTCWNKAHFFAQTFVESGPSLHLKSGESFNYYWEDLDGLFPPFRTTAGQEKAQLWGRAVRKPAIPGVTKDNEKNIANYAYGPDAAKGKELGNTGANDGWDFRGKGLIQLTGRTAYEYANTYTKKENADIVANPDLVVSDVRIAVLSSMAFWKWKGLQQLANGKMEVKPISTKVGKNVTRPDGTDAYTEKKEAFDKNTSLLFKVKQCTYGLVPEGDNNLYKIDVDAFKYELVKKNDASKQYQFDIYIGGKLTATVLKNVNDKKLLPFPDSGPNWGRFGGRDGGDDNYSDPKVAAAALGFFYSLPKNGYTGKLYFNDMSASNQRNLGHKGHVNGDDIDIRYPGSTDEAGEVLWSKAKDSYPSEEKFVEALENILSIASKWGFNTNYAYKSGIKNTKDAAHSVHQNHFHIGLR, encoded by the coding sequence ATGGCCGAAAAACACTTTGTTGTACAGGGAGCCGCATGTAAATGCAACTTCGGTGGCGCCCCGGATAAACTGAAAATATCCGCCAACGACCGCGATTATATCAATGATGGAGATGGCAGCGCCAAACCCATTGCCAGTAATAAAGATTTAGGACAACCGCTGGAGGCAAAAACCTTCGGCAACTGTTCCATCACCAGGAGCTCCTGTAGCCCTTCTATCACACAATGGCAGAGCGTTTATGAAAAAGTAACACTGACTAACGGGGGTAAGATCCTGACAGAAGAAAGTAAAGCGATCTGTTCCGTCTCCGGATCTCCTTGTATATCCATCACCTTCCACGGACAAACAGCCGCCGTCACCAGCACCCACTTCGATAATGTCGAAGTGCAGACAATGGCGGCCCTTAATCCGATGGCGCCTAAACCTGCCAGTGGCAAGGAAATACCTAAAGTAAAATCCATCAGTGGTAAAATAGAAACACGTAGACCTTCCCTGGAAATCCCGAGTAGTAAGGTGGTGCCAATGATGACGGCCCGTGTCAACGAACAGCTGAAGTTCACCGTAAAGGATTACTACAATACCGCAAAAGCAGACAAGGATAAAGTCAGCTGGAAGATCTACAAAGGACACAATTTTGAGTCAGAAGCCATGTCCTTTGAAGAAGTAGGTCCCGAACTACAGATGAACTTCGATGCCGTAGGCAGTTACCGCGTGATGGCCTATGGTACGGACGGAACGGATGTTCGCTGTACGATAGACGTTGCTGTAACAGTAAACAGACTCAAAGGTGATATCGAACTCGGCGCTGGTATGGGTCGTATCGTGGGAAAAGACTATCGTGTAAGAAGAGGCGTACCCGTAAACATCGCTGCGAAATATGAAATAGAACCTGCCCTCGCGGAAGAAAAACAGCTGGTGAGTATGCAGGTCACAGATATGAATGGCACTATTCTGGCCGCCGGAGAACAGGGAGAAGATACCATCACCTTCACTCCCGCCAACGGCGCAGCCACCTATAAAGTGACCATCAGTATGGATGGACAGATCATTACAAGGGAACTGACATCCGAAGGGAATGGTGTGGTAGCTATCAAAAGTAATCCTGCCGCAGAAGTAGTCAGACCTGGTACCGCTATGAGCTTCCAGGTAACAGAAATGACCTACTTCACACAACTGCAGGAGTTTGAAACCACTGGTATCAAATGGCAACTGAACGGTAAAGACGTCGGCACCGGACAATCCATTAGTCTCGGTGGAGAACATTTCTCACGGGAAGGTAACTATGTCATAGAAGCCTATGTCATGAAAGCAGATGCCTGGGATGCAAAGAAAGGCGCTCCTTCTTCCCGTCACCAGAAAGATGATTGCCGTTTCGCCGTGAAGAAGAACGAAGTCACCGCCATCAAAGTAGAAAACGGTGGCGCTAAATGGGTGGTCGGTAAACGCTATAACCTGGAAGCACTGACCCTGATGCCTTACCAGGCAGCGCAGGATGGACCTATCACCTGGTCCCCCGCTGGTAGCCATACCAATAAAGCCACAGGCATCTATGCAACACATAAAGGTAAGGTAGCCGTAACAGCCACCTTGAATGGAAAGACTAAAAGCCTGGAAGCAGAGGCGGATACAGCTGAAATCACCCGCTGGTATTTTGGTGATAAAGATGGCGTGTATAAACCACGCGCCGGCTGGAATGAAACACTAAAGCTCATTATCAATTGCCCTGCCGCTGCCGGAGAAACTGTAAATGTACACATACTGGAAGCCGACAGATCCAGCTTCAATTACATCAAGGAAATACCAAATTGTAAATTTGATGCGAACGGCGAACTGAAAGCAGATCTGAATACCAACGACATCAAACCCATGCTGAATAAACTCTATTTTGAAGGCAAGGAGTATGATGTTTTATTCGCCATCCAGTCGAAGCCCAATGGAATACAATTCGCCAGCATGAAGACCGTAGAGGCAGATGGCAAATCCTTCCTCTTTCCGCAAAAACAGAGCAACCAGCGTGGTAGTGAACTAGGCAAATATGTCTATATCAATTCGGAAAAAGAGGTAGTCAGTGTCAATTTCATCGACAGTACCAATTACCCTGCATATAAGGTCTACAAATACGGAGAAAAGATAAAGATCCGTGTACAAACCCGTAACCTGGCTGCGCAGGATCTGACATTGCAGATCTGGCACAATGGATATAAACAGGAAGATAAGATGGTCCTGGAATTCCAGGGTAAACCGGATGACAAAGAATTATGGGAAGTAGAACTGGATACCAATAAACTGAAAAGCGGCAATAAAAAAATCGATGATGGTCTGCGCAGTTACTTCGCCCTCATCAAAGAGAAAAACGGTGACACTTTCAAATTCCCGAAAGAAGTAGCGGACGCCAATACTTTTGACCCAAAGAATGTCAGTTTCTATCAGCACATCAAGCTGTCCAATGCATCAGCAGACACGCTGAATAAACTGACCAAGGATATCGCCCCTACCGTATTGGGTGAAGCCCTTGAAAAGGAAGAAAACAAAACCGGTTGTCCGCGTTGTAATGAAGATATTACGCCAGCCATGCTGAAACAGGTCTTCAAACAGGCAGACGATGCCACCCTCAAAAGCGTAGCAGATACCTACAATAAATATATGCGGGAGATCGGGATGAACACCTGCTGGAACAAAGCGCACTTCTTTGCACAGACCTTCGTCGAATCCGGCCCGTCTCTTCACCTGAAAAGCGGTGAAAGCTTTAACTATTACTGGGAAGATCTGGACGGTCTTTTCCCACCATTCAGAACTACTGCCGGACAAGAAAAAGCACAACTCTGGGGCCGTGCAGTAAGAAAACCTGCCATTCCGGGTGTAACAAAGGATAATGAGAAAAACATCGCCAATTACGCCTATGGTCCTGACGCTGCCAAAGGAAAGGAGCTTGGCAATACCGGCGCTAATGACGGCTGGGATTTCCGCGGAAAGGGATTGATACAGCTGACAGGTCGTACGGCCTATGAGTATGCCAATACCTATACCAAGAAGGAGAATGCAGATATTGTGGCCAATCCGGACCTGGTAGTATCTGATGTCAGGATTGCCGTACTCTCGTCTATGGCATTCTGGAAATGGAAAGGATTGCAGCAGCTCGCCAATGGCAAGATGGAAGTAAAACCGATCAGTACCAAAGTCGGAAAAAATGTGACACGCCCCGACGGTACAGATGCCTATACGGAAAAGAAAGAAGCGTTTGATAAAAACACATCTTTACTCTTTAAGGTAAAACAGTGTACTTACGGTCTGGTACCCGAAGGAGACAACAATCTCTACAAGATTGATGTGGATGCTTTCAAATATGAACTGGTGAAGAAAAACGACGCTTCCAAACAGTATCAGTTTGATATTTATATCGGGGGAAAACTGACGGCTACCGTCCTGAAGAATGTCAATGACAAGAAGCTCCTGCCTTTCCCTGACAGCGGACCTAACTGGGGTCGTTTCGGCGGCAGAGACGGTGGAGATGATAACTACTCCGATCCGAAAGTAGCTGCGGCTGCACTTGGCTTCTTTTATTCATTGCCAAAGAATGGCTACACGGGTAAATTGTACTTCAATGACATGTCTGCCAGCAACCAACGTAATCTGGGGCATAAAGGACACGTAAACGGAGATGACATTGATATCCGTTATCCGGGTAGTACTGATGAAGCCGGGGAAGTATTATGGTCGAAAGCGAAGGATAGTTACCCGAGTGAAGAAAAATTTGTGGAAGCGCTGGAAAATATCCTTAGTATTGCTTCAAAGTGGGGCTTTAATACCAACTATGCCTATAAATCAGGTATCAAAAACACAAAAGATGCAGCGCATAGCGTGCACCAGAACCACTTCCATATTGGATTGAGATAG